The following coding sequences are from one Mesorhizobium terrae window:
- a CDS encoding type II toxin-antitoxin system RelB/DinJ family antitoxin, with protein MPANALVQTRIDSDVRDRASAVLENMGLTVSDAVRILLTRTANEGALPLELLSNSEAHDAWFRAKVREALEDSRPDIPDDQVEAHFAGRRAAARRKIGDLKS; from the coding sequence ATGCCTGCAAACGCATTGGTTCAAACGCGGATCGACTCGGACGTGCGCGACCGCGCGTCGGCCGTTTTGGAGAACATGGGCCTCACGGTGTCGGATGCGGTGCGCATTCTGCTCACCCGCACCGCCAACGAGGGCGCGCTCCCGTTGGAGTTGCTCTCGAACAGCGAGGCCCACGACGCCTGGTTCCGCGCCAAGGTTCGCGAAGCGCTGGAGGATAGCCGGCCTGACATCCCCGACGACCAGGTCGAAGCGCATTTCGCCGGGCGGCGTGCCGCGGCGCGTCGCAAGATCGGCGACCTCAAATCGTGA
- a CDS encoding DUF192 domain-containing protein, producing MDAHTHVPLSVGFISAGGKLFAVEDMAPNTDDYHYSAGPATDALELAQGQFARKGLRPGSRLLRRKCRSDQSLGHTQTKSPPGAEIRRAD from the coding sequence TTGGATGCGCATACGCACGTGCCCCTTTCCGTCGGCTTCATCTCGGCTGGCGGCAAGCTGTTCGCCGTCGAGGACATGGCGCCGAACACCGACGACTATCACTACTCGGCAGGACCGGCGACGGATGCGCTCGAACTCGCCCAGGGCCAATTTGCTCGGAAAGGCCTGAGACCAGGTTCCCGTTTGCTACGCCGGAAATGCCGTTCTGATCAGTCGCTCGGTCATACGCAAACAAAAAGCCCGCCAGGGGCGGAGATCCGGCGGGCTGATTAG
- a CDS encoding AAA family ATPase → MSNTKQILAMLRSRVEGDDELFYSIALQVAASEARQGHRSVAEELRAEVEKARVVKPRGPSVAIPFGLPRGNLEGLLELREPRLKLKDVVLDASLTKHMGDVVRQQRRRDWLREHGKKPSRRLLFVGPPGSGKTMSAEAVAGELGLPLFVIRLEQLISRFMGDTAAKLRLVFDETAQRRGVYLFDEFDAVGAHRTATNDVAEMRRVLNSFLQFMEEEAPTDSVIICATNHPGLLDRALLRRYDQVLEFRPPSNDQIKDILLRNLRPMKAPRLAWAKILKAAGELSQAELARAADDAVKNAILDERNTVSSEDILVLLEERHRMRSAFLDAAKS, encoded by the coding sequence GTGTCTAACACCAAACAGATATTGGCGATGTTGCGAAGTCGCGTCGAAGGCGACGACGAGCTGTTCTATTCCATTGCGTTGCAGGTCGCGGCTTCCGAGGCGAGGCAGGGACACCGCAGCGTTGCGGAAGAGTTGCGCGCCGAGGTGGAGAAAGCCCGCGTGGTAAAGCCACGCGGGCCATCCGTCGCCATTCCGTTCGGCCTGCCGCGAGGCAACTTGGAAGGTCTCCTCGAACTGCGGGAGCCACGGCTCAAGCTCAAGGACGTTGTGCTCGATGCGTCGCTTACCAAGCATATGGGTGACGTTGTCCGCCAGCAGCGCCGGCGGGATTGGCTCAGGGAGCACGGCAAGAAGCCGTCGCGCCGTCTCCTCTTCGTCGGGCCGCCTGGATCAGGCAAGACCATGTCGGCCGAAGCGGTCGCGGGTGAGCTGGGACTACCGCTTTTTGTCATTCGTCTTGAGCAGCTGATTTCCCGCTTCATGGGCGACACCGCAGCAAAGCTGCGACTGGTGTTCGACGAGACTGCGCAGCGGCGCGGCGTCTATCTGTTCGACGAGTTCGACGCCGTCGGCGCGCACCGGACCGCCACCAATGACGTAGCTGAAATGCGACGCGTGCTGAATTCCTTCCTGCAGTTCATGGAGGAGGAAGCTCCGACCGATAGCGTCATCATCTGCGCGACCAATCACCCGGGGTTACTCGACCGCGCGTTGCTGCGCCGGTATGATCAGGTGCTGGAATTCAGGCCGCCGTCGAACGATCAGATCAAGGACATTCTCTTGCGTAACCTGCGTCCGATGAAGGCGCCGCGACTGGCATGGGCGAAGATCCTGAAGGCCGCCGGCGAGCTCAGTCAGGCCGAGCTTGCGCGTGCCGCCGATGACGCGGTCAAGAACGCGATTCTCGACGAGCGCAACACCGTCTCTTCGGAGGATATCCTCGTGCTACTCGAAGAGCGGCATCGCATGCGCAGTGCATTTCTGGATGCAGCGAAGTCCTAG
- a CDS encoding S8 family peptidase — translation MATRFSLPHIDISANYSSSAYTGEGSGRSNNVRIRDEHAARLQNELDAALAVVDQQRAADPRLPPAQGGYIEVELRRGSSPDILERRTLGLRPGAVKDRQAARLVGLYIPDDAREAFAAILADYRSGPLTPKGEPHHKSTVEPIEAFRRARLETLWTDDPQALPLDPQYQMWWAIWVSRGQELELEDIAQRLRLRAGARDRRLRFPEVVIVPVYATRAEIELMMYATGVIVELRRATDNPSFFVDDVREEQHEWNEELAGRIEWPGQDVPSVCLFDTGVNRAHVLLEPALSIDDMHAVRRGWGVDDHDNHGTAMGGIALHGDLTIPLGDNAPRTLTHRLESVKLLPPGRADPNDPNSYGSVTQSAAALPEIQRPERTRVFCMAVTNDGVSGARPSTWSSAIDQIAAGTMPGDNENSPKRLVVLAVGNTKPVMQFQQLLDNDSYPAQDPAQAWNALTIGGYTDLDQIRGAGYEDWTHLAGVGELSPHSRTSVDWGTRAPIKPELMLEAGNRAVSPSRRDIVTLDSLCLLSTGRDVAAAPLVPFHATSAATAQAARMAAQLTAAHPDYWPETIRALMVHSAEYTEPMKALFAAETNLRNRYDIARRFGYGVPDIDRATASARDHLALIAQTDIQPYRLEGTRKFNECHYYTLPLPAAVLEELDNEIVDLKITLSYFVDPNPGFAANVDPLRYQSFGLRFDLRRKGELLANFKRRVNAAERDVRTQRAPRHPDDNRWLLGPDSISAGSLHCDTWSGPAVDLLGRDVLCIKPVGGWWRDRARAAIVNQRARYALVVTLKARRTDIDLYTPIVLSITPGQAVRNEVLVER, via the coding sequence ATGGCGACACGCTTTTCGCTCCCCCACATTGATATTTCGGCAAACTACAGCAGCAGCGCGTATACCGGTGAGGGAAGCGGTCGCAGCAACAACGTCCGAATCCGCGATGAGCACGCGGCCCGCCTCCAGAATGAACTCGACGCAGCCCTCGCGGTCGTCGACCAGCAACGAGCGGCAGACCCGAGGTTGCCGCCTGCGCAGGGTGGCTATATCGAAGTAGAGCTGCGCCGCGGATCGAGCCCTGACATTCTGGAGCGCAGAACACTTGGACTGCGACCAGGCGCCGTCAAGGATAGGCAGGCGGCCCGTCTGGTCGGTCTCTATATACCGGATGACGCTCGCGAGGCGTTTGCCGCCATACTTGCGGATTATCGAAGCGGGCCGCTGACACCGAAGGGTGAGCCCCACCACAAGTCCACCGTCGAACCGATCGAGGCCTTCCGCCGTGCACGTCTAGAGACGTTATGGACGGACGATCCGCAGGCGCTTCCCCTCGATCCGCAGTACCAGATGTGGTGGGCGATCTGGGTTTCGCGTGGGCAGGAACTGGAGCTGGAGGACATCGCGCAGCGTTTGCGCCTTCGCGCAGGAGCCCGCGACAGACGACTGCGATTCCCCGAGGTCGTTATTGTTCCGGTCTATGCCACCAGGGCCGAGATCGAGCTGATGATGTATGCGACCGGCGTCATCGTTGAGCTGCGCCGGGCAACCGATAATCCTTCATTCTTCGTCGATGACGTACGCGAGGAGCAACACGAGTGGAATGAAGAACTTGCCGGACGGATCGAATGGCCTGGACAGGACGTGCCGTCGGTCTGCCTATTCGATACCGGCGTCAACCGCGCCCACGTCCTGCTCGAGCCTGCCCTGTCGATCGACGACATGCATGCGGTCAGGCGTGGTTGGGGCGTGGACGACCATGACAATCACGGCACCGCCATGGGCGGTATCGCTTTGCATGGCGATCTTACCATCCCGTTGGGAGACAACGCGCCGCGGACGCTAACGCATCGCCTCGAGTCCGTAAAACTCCTGCCGCCTGGAAGGGCAGACCCAAACGATCCGAACTCCTATGGATCGGTCACGCAGTCGGCGGCCGCCCTTCCGGAGATCCAGCGGCCGGAGCGCACACGCGTATTCTGCATGGCTGTGACCAATGACGGGGTGTCAGGCGCGCGTCCCTCGACTTGGAGCTCCGCCATCGACCAGATCGCCGCGGGGACCATGCCGGGCGACAATGAGAATTCGCCGAAGCGGCTCGTCGTGCTTGCGGTCGGCAACACCAAACCGGTCATGCAGTTCCAGCAATTGCTGGACAATGATAGCTATCCCGCGCAGGATCCGGCGCAGGCGTGGAACGCCCTAACGATCGGGGGGTACACGGACCTCGACCAGATCCGCGGCGCCGGATACGAGGATTGGACTCATCTCGCCGGCGTAGGTGAGCTGAGCCCCCATAGCCGGACGAGCGTCGACTGGGGTACGCGAGCGCCGATCAAGCCAGAGCTTATGCTCGAGGCGGGAAACCGCGCGGTGAGCCCAAGTCGCCGCGACATCGTGACCCTCGATTCACTCTGCCTGCTCAGTACCGGTCGCGACGTAGCGGCCGCGCCGCTGGTGCCTTTCCATGCGACAAGCGCCGCCACGGCGCAGGCTGCCCGCATGGCGGCGCAGCTGACAGCGGCGCATCCGGATTACTGGCCCGAAACCATTCGCGCCCTGATGGTGCACAGCGCTGAGTATACGGAGCCGATGAAGGCGCTGTTCGCGGCCGAGACCAATCTGCGCAATCGCTACGACATCGCGAGGCGATTCGGGTATGGCGTGCCGGACATCGATCGCGCGACGGCCTCCGCGCGGGATCATCTTGCGCTTATCGCGCAGACCGACATCCAGCCCTACCGGTTGGAGGGCACGAGGAAATTCAACGAGTGCCATTACTACACCCTGCCCCTTCCTGCAGCCGTCCTTGAGGAGCTAGACAACGAGATCGTCGACCTCAAGATCACCTTGTCCTATTTCGTGGACCCAAACCCAGGCTTCGCGGCCAACGTCGACCCGTTGCGCTATCAGTCGTTCGGCCTGCGGTTCGATCTGCGGCGCAAGGGCGAGTTGCTCGCCAATTTTAAGCGAAGGGTCAACGCGGCCGAGCGTGATGTGCGTACCCAGCGTGCGCCCCGTCATCCTGACGACAACCGTTGGCTACTGGGCCCTGACAGCATTTCCGCAGGGTCACTGCATTGCGATACCTGGAGCGGGCCGGCCGTAGACTTGCTGGGCCGCGACGTGCTCTGCATTAAGCCAGTCGGGGGCTGGTGGAGGGATCGCGCCCGCGCCGCCATCGTGAACCAACGCGCGCGTTATGCCCTCGTGGTCACGCTGAAGGCCCGGCGTACCGATATCGACCTCTACACACCGATTGTGTTATCGATCACACCCGGACAGGCGGTCCGCAACGAAGTGCTTGTCGAGCGCTGA
- a CDS encoding ParA family protein, translated as MPVREISNVPSVSLALCTFKGGGGKTVLSLNLAGEFGSQGTRTLLIDCDQQQSLFRWYKTSVARGSISEIDNIDAISVLPNEDLNERLKSAPVADIHIYDVGGHAHGRALDVFRRVQAVIIPVILEATSATQAINVSNLLKQIAAKEGRAVTPHAAIWNNVDHIAMTKNRAIPEVIKLLNAGKVLTFETIIRKSNHFSDVAAGYGTLYTKLREIDHNPKMAPSAKKRARESVLDAIDQIKSLNNDFINLISAAS; from the coding sequence ATGCCGGTTCGTGAAATCTCCAATGTCCCGTCCGTCTCGCTGGCCCTTTGCACGTTCAAAGGAGGTGGAGGAAAGACCGTTCTCAGCCTCAACCTCGCCGGGGAGTTCGGCAGCCAGGGAACCAGGACCTTGCTCATCGACTGCGACCAACAGCAGTCGCTGTTTCGTTGGTACAAGACGTCTGTCGCCCGCGGCTCGATCAGCGAGATCGACAATATCGATGCGATCTCGGTGCTGCCCAACGAGGATCTGAACGAACGGCTGAAATCAGCGCCAGTGGCCGACATCCATATTTACGATGTCGGCGGGCATGCCCACGGCCGCGCCCTCGATGTTTTCAGGCGGGTGCAGGCCGTCATCATTCCCGTCATTCTCGAGGCGACGAGCGCTACCCAAGCCATCAATGTCTCAAATCTGCTGAAGCAGATTGCAGCGAAGGAGGGCAGGGCGGTCACACCTCATGCGGCAATCTGGAACAATGTCGATCATATCGCCATGACGAAGAATCGGGCCATTCCGGAGGTCATCAAACTCCTCAACGCTGGAAAAGTGCTGACCTTCGAGACGATCATTCGCAAGAGCAACCATTTCAGCGACGTCGCAGCCGGGTACGGGACGCTCTATACGAAGCTGCGCGAAATCGACCACAATCCGAAGATGGCGCCATCGGCGAAGAAACGAGCCCGCGAGAGCGTCCTGGATGCCATCGACCAGATCAAATCGTTGAACAACGATTTCATCAACCTCATCAGCGCGGCATCGTGA
- a CDS encoding WGR domain-containing protein yields the protein MDHDETGPVHLRRIDPSRNMRRFYMLAIQPTLFGGASVIRNWGRIGTNGRSMMETFDSDDDAASASARLERAKRRKGYRDSARPE from the coding sequence ATGGATCACGACGAAACAGGACCGGTTCATCTTCGCCGCATCGACCCGTCGCGGAACATGCGGCGCTTCTACATGCTCGCCATCCAGCCGACCCTATTCGGCGGCGCTTCGGTCATCCGCAATTGGGGCAGGATCGGCACGAACGGCCGGTCGATGATGGAGACGTTCGACAGCGACGACGATGCGGCTAGCGCTTCTGCACGCCTTGAGCGCGCCAAGCGCCGCAAGGGATATCGTGACAGCGCCCGACCTGAATAG
- a CDS encoding HU family DNA-binding protein, which produces MTTATEIAEAQNLTKAQTKAIVDSVFKEIASAAASGAETNIPGFGKFKVKQTAAREGRNPATGGTIKIAASKKLTFAPAKAVKDALNG; this is translated from the coding sequence ATGACGACAGCGACCGAGATCGCCGAAGCGCAGAACCTGACCAAGGCGCAGACCAAGGCCATCGTCGACAGCGTCTTCAAGGAAATTGCCTCTGCGGCGGCGAGCGGGGCCGAGACGAATATCCCCGGTTTCGGAAAGTTCAAAGTCAAACAGACGGCTGCCCGCGAGGGCCGCAATCCGGCCACCGGGGGAACGATCAAGATCGCGGCATCGAAGAAGCTGACCTTCGCACCGGCGAAGGCCGTCAAGGACGCGCTCAACGGCTAA
- a CDS encoding DUF736 domain-containing protein, producing MAVIGNFATNGNGIVGNVRTLSVGFRARLNPIERVSRDAPDFRITAGNGVEVGAGWKAVSDDGEEYISIKLDDPSFVAPISAALWPGEKDGEYALIWNRPRRRDA from the coding sequence ATGGCTGTCATCGGCAATTTCGCGACCAACGGCAACGGCATCGTCGGCAACGTCCGCACTCTCTCGGTCGGCTTCCGCGCCCGCCTCAACCCGATCGAACGCGTCTCGCGCGACGCTCCGGACTTCCGCATCACCGCCGGCAACGGCGTCGAGGTCGGCGCAGGCTGGAAGGCGGTCTCGGACGACGGCGAAGAGTACATCTCCATCAAGCTGGACGATCCGAGCTTCGTCGCCCCGATTTCGGCGGCGCTCTGGCCGGGCGAGAAGGACGGCGAATACGCCCTCATCTGGAACCGCCCGAGGCGGCGCGACGCCTGA